A part of Apodemus sylvaticus chromosome 19, mApoSyl1.1, whole genome shotgun sequence genomic DNA contains:
- the LOC127669268 gene encoding olfactory receptor 2G3-like produces the protein MINSSVNSDFILVGFSDQPQLERRLFIVVLISYILTLVGNTIIILISSIDSKLKTPMYFFLTHLSFVDISFTTSIVPQLLWNLKGPAKTITVMGCAVQLYVSLTLGSTECILLAVMAFDRYAAVCKPLHYVAVMNSQLCRALAGILWLSGIGNALIQGTITLWLPRCGHLWLHHFFCEVPSMIKLACVDIHANEVQLFVASLVLLLLPLALILTSYGHIAKAVIRIKSSQAWRRALGTCGSHLMVVSLFYGSITAIYIQPNSSYAHTHGKFISLFYTVMTPTLNPLIYTLRNKEVKGALGRLFNRASGTCKRSRARGDKILN, from the coding sequence ATGATTAACAGTAGTGTCAACAGTGACTTCATTCTGGTGGGTTTCTCGGATCAGCCCCAGCTGGAAAGAAGACTCTTCATAGTAGTTTTAATTTCCTATATTCTCACTCTGGTGGGAAATACAATCATTATTCTGATCTCTTCAATAGATTCTAAACTCAAAACCCCTATGTACTTTTTCCTCACTCACCTCTCCTTCGTTGACATCTCTTTCACTACCAGCATTGTCCCCCAGCTGCTATGGAACCTAAAAGGACCAGCAAAGACTATCACAGTTATGGGCTGTGCAGTGCAGCTTtatgtctctctgactctgggcTCTACTGAGTGTATTCTCCTGGCAGTAATGGCTTTTGATCGTTATGCTGCTGTCTGCAAACCTCTCCACTATGTAGCTGTGATGAATTCACAGCTCTGCCGGGCTCTAGCAGGAATCTTGTGGCTCAGTGGAATTGGAAATGCTCTCATTCAAGGAACAATTACTCTTTGGCTCCCACGTTGTGGCCACCTGTGGCTCCACCATTTCTTCTGTGAAGTCCCCTCCATGATCAAGCTTGCCTGTGTGGACATTCATGCCAATGAGGTCCAACTCTTTGTAGCCTCATTGGTCTTGCTGCTCTTACCCTTAGCACTGATACTGACATCCTATGGACATATAGCCAAGGCAGTTATAAGAATCAAGTCATCCCAAGCTTGGCGTAGAGCCCTGGGCACATGTGGATCCCACTTGATGGTTGTGTCTCTCTTTTATGGGAGTATCACAGCCATCTACATCCAGCCGAACAGTTCATATGCCCACACCCACGGGAAGttcatctctctcttttacaCTGTTATGACCCCAACCCTTAATCCCCTCATCTACACACTGAGgaataaggaggtgaaaggggcTCTGGGACGACTCTTCAATAGAGCCTCTGGAACATGCAAACGAAGTAGAGCACGTGGCGACAAGATCCTGAACTGA
- the LOC127669799 gene encoding olfactory receptor 2B6-like → MWINNQSSVDDFILLGFSDRPWLETPLFVIFLVAHIFALFGNISIILVSRLDPQLDSPMYFFVSNLSLLDLCYTTSTVPQMLVNLRGPEKTISYGGCVAQLYIFLALGSTECILLAIMAFDRFAAICKPLHYPIIMNQKRCIHMATGTWISGFANSLVQSTLTVVAPRCGQRVIDHFFCEVPALLKLACIDTTVNEAELNVLGALLLLVPLSLILGTYVFIAQAVLKLRSAESRWKAFNTCASHLVVVFLFYFTAISMYVQPPSSYSHDRGKIMALFYGIVTPTLNPFIYTLRNKDVKAALRRALTKEFWVKTRQ, encoded by the coding sequence ATGTGGATCAACAATCAGAGCTCAGTAGATGACTTCATCTTATTGGGATTTTCTGACCGGCCTTGGCTGGAGACACCTCTCTTTGTAATTTTTCTGGTGGCCCACATCTTTGCCTTATTTGGTAATATCTCCATTATCCTGGTTTCTCGCCTAGACCCCCAGCTTGACAGCCCCATGTACTTTTTTGTCTCTAACCTTTCTCTTCTGGACCTCTGCTATACTACAAGCACTGTCCCTCAGATGTTGGTCAATCTTAGAGGGCCTGAAAAGACCATTAGCTATGGTGGCTGTGTGGCCCAGCTTTATATTTTCTTGGCCTTGGGCTCAACTGAATGCATCCTTCTGGCCATCATGGCCTTTGACCGCTTTGCTGCCATTTGCAAGCCCCTTCACTATCCTATCATCATGAACCAGAAACGGTGCATCCATATGGCCACAGGGACCTGGATTAGTGGATTTGCAAACTCTCTTGTGCAGTCCACCCTCACTGTGGTAGCCCCAAGGTGTGGACAGAGAGTAATAGACCATTTCTTCTGTGAAGTTCCAGCCCTTTTGAAGCTAGCTTGCATTGACACAACTGTGAATGAAGCTGAGCTTAACGTTCTTGGAGCTTTACTGCTCTTGGTGCCTCTCAGCCTCATCCTGGGCACCTATGTGTTCATTGCTCAGGCAGTGCTGAAACTCCGTTCTGCTGAGAGTCGCTGGAAGGCCTTTAATACCTGTGCTTCACATTTGGTAGTGGTATTCCTCTTCTACTTTACAGCTATCAGTATGTATGTTCAGCCTCCCTCAAGCTATTCTCATGACAGGGGCAAGATCATGGCTCTGTTCTACGGCATTGTCACACCTACCCTCAACCCATTCATCTATACTTTGAGGAACAAGGACGTGAAGGCCGCCCTGAGGAGGGCACTAACAAAGGAGTTTTGGGTCAAGACAAGGCAATAG